TCTTGTTTGCTTTTTTAAATAAAACTTTTATTCTTAATTGCATCATAACATTTGTATTTACATAACTCAAATTTTTCTGTTACGTATATTTCTCTTTTATGCAAAATTATTATTGTGTTACATTTTTTTGTCAAAAATAATATTTTTCAATAAGTATTCCTAAGCAATTATAAATAAATCATTTCCTATATAAAGAAAGGCTTTATAAAATGCTGATTATTAGTGTATTCGTGGTTGTTTAGCATGTTTTTTAAACAGGTCTTCAAAAATGATTTACTGTCTTCACAAACGAAGAATAATACTTAAACATGCTGATTTTCAGATGATTTCAGCCTTTAGTATTTGCTTCAAATTGAATATATTCTTCGATATTGTAAATATTTATCTTCAACACACTTTCGGCAAATCTCTGTAAACAATTAGTTATGTAGCAGTTACATGCTTTGGCATTTGTTTTGAAATATCATTTGCAAACAAACATTTAATAATTAAAAGTCATGAAAAAATTAACAACAGAACAAGCAATCAATTTATTAAAAAAAGGGATAGAAGAAAATAACAAAGACGCAATAATCGACATACTTTCGTTTGATAATGATTATATGCCGAATTGGTTAGAGGTAAGCAATGAAGTTTTTGAAGAGTGGGATAAGTTGGTGGATGCAGCATTAGATATATTAGAACAATATAATAAGTAAGTTGATACATCTTTAAATGAAGTTGAGCTTACTTTCTTTATAAAAAGAACAAACTAAAACACAAAATAATGAAAACTGACAGCGGAAATAATTCGATTATACCAAACTCTAAAAGATGCCTTTTCGGCAAAGAATATATTTTAATCAACGGTTTTAAAGTTGTTTACGGTTGGCACATCAGAAACTTTGGTTTCGTATATGTGTTGAAAAAGAAAACAATTTGGGGTTGGCAAAGGGTTTCATTTACTTATGCCGGATTTCATAATGATTTCCAAAGCATTGTTGAATATTTGTTTTGGTATAAAGATATCTTAGAGTCTCATGAAGAAAGCTGTGCAAAAGTAAATTCAGAACTCTTGACCTATCGAAATTTAAATTGTAGTGTTTTGTGAAGCATATTTTTTGTCCCTTTGGATTAATTGCGAAAGCAATTACCGCTATTTGTAACACAGCAGATGTGTCAAATATATTTTGACAGCCTTGCTGTGATATACTGCTACATATAAGATAGAGTTCAACAGGAATCTGTTAAGGAGCTGTAAACAAATAACCACTCATTTTATGCTTGTCCTTTTGCTTTTTATCTTCCTTGAAAAAGTCTTTTAATAGAACCACTATTGGCAGATTTTTCAACTCGTTAAAAAACAAAATAACTACGCCTAAAACAAGCGTTTATTTATTTACAGCTCCTAAGTAAAAATACCTAATTCAATGATATAAGTAAAAACACTCTGTTTATGCATTATTGAAAGTGCTAATTTTGAGAAAAAGTTACTGATAATCTAATAATTATGGAAATAAAAAATTTCATAAAATTAATCATCCCGATTTTTCTTATTTTGATTACCAATTCTTGTCAAAAAAAAGTTTACTTCGATGATGTAGATTCTGAAATTGATAAGTTAGTAATTGCACAAGATTTTGACTATAAGACAACTAAAAACATTTCTGTTAATATTACCGCAGTAAATTTCTATAATGATCCGATAATAGGTGCAGTTATCGAAATTTATGATCAAGAATATTTTAATGAAGAAACAAATTTATTAAATGAAAATGCAACATTATTATTTAAAGGAATTACAAATAATAACGGAGTTTTCTCAGCAAGTTTTTCTATACCCGATAATATTGAAAACATATATGTTTGTCCTCAATATGTCGGACTTCCGAGTCAAATTAAACTACCGGCAATAAATAATGAAATTAACTGTACAATTGGTAATAAATCATCAGGAAAAAGTGGATTTTTTTATTCTGAATCTTCAGATTACCAATTTATGGGAGCTTGGAACAGCTTGGGTGTACCTGATTATTTAGAACCGCAAAATGACACAATCAGCAGTGAATTTTTAGCAGATATTAATGCATCTTTACCTGAAAGAGTCCCTTTAACACAAAGTCATCCGGAATATCTCGCAGTAGGCAGTGAATGTAATACAAAACTTTATGAAGATGCAGATGTACGGATAACTTTTGTACATGAAGGAGCAGGTTGGAAAAACGTTCTTGCTTACTATACTTATGAAATAGGGAATGCACCTCAAAGTGTAGAAGACATTGAATATCTTACCGTTGTATTCCCGAATATTTCATATCCTACAGCAGGGGGTCTTGTTTCAGGTAATAAAATTCATTTGGGGAGTTTTCCCGAAAATACTGAAATTGGTTGGTGCTTAATTGCACAAGGGTGGTGTAACTCTGATGTAACTGACGGAATTTATAAAGTATATTCAAATCCTGAATTAAACCCTGAAAATGATCCTGAACTTCAACAACATAATGTTTTATTATATGATGACAGCAGAGATATTATGTTATTGGGTTTTGAAGATATTAAAAGAAGCTACTCATCTTGCGACAACGATTTTAATGATGCTGTGTTCTATGTTACAGTTGATCCGATTTCTGCAATAGAACCTCAACAATATAATAAAACTGCAAGTTACGAAGACAATGACGGAGACGGAGTATTAGATGAATATGATGATTATCCGGATAATCCTGATCTTGCATTTAATAACTACTATAACGGAACATTGGTTTTTGAGGATCTTTGGCCGATTTCAGGAGATTATGATTTTAACGATTTGGTTTTGGAATACAATATTAACCAAATTACTGATAATAACAATGATGTTGCAAAAATTGAATTCAGCCTTATAGTACAAGCTGTTGGTGCAAATTATTTTAACGGTTTTGGATTCGAGTTACCTGTCAGTTATACAAGTATTGAGTCAGTAACAGGCAGCAATTTAGGAGTGGGATATACATCAATGAATTCAAATGGAACAGAACAAGGCCAAACAAATGCCGTAATTATTGCTTTTGAAAATGCTTCTGATATTTTATCCTCAAGCGGTATGCTTGTTAATGTTCTTGAAGATTCTGAATATATTATTCCGGATACATTATTTATAACTGTAAACTTAATTGCTCCTGTTCCAACTAATGAATTAGGAACTCCACCGTATAATCCGTTTTTAATAAGTAACGGGCAAAGAGGAAATGAGATACATTTGCCTGATTATGAGCCTACTGATCTGGCAAATACATCATTATTCGGAACAGGTGATGATTTTACCCTTGAGAATGAAGGGATATATTATAAAACAAGTAACTATTTACCATGGGCTTTAAATATTAACGGAACTTTTAATTGGACATATGAAAATAAGAATATTATCAGTGCTTATTTAAAATTTGCAAATTGGGCCGAAAGCTCCGGAGATTTATACCAAAATTGGTATGAAAATATTTCGAGTTACAGGGATGATTCTAAAATATATTATCCGTAAAATATTAACCTTTTTAAATAAATAAAAAATGAAAACTAAAAACTTACTGTTAACTGCTGTATTTATGATGATTTTCTTAAACTTCATAAATGCTCAAGTAAACGAATCCGAAGTTATTACATTAACTTCTAATCTTAATACAACAATGTATTTAGATATGAGTTCTGCCGGTTATATGCCTGTTATTTTTGATTTTAATACACTGAATGATTATAAAAACGGGCTTGGAGGATACGATAATTGGGATTATTTCCATATGGCAAGTATAAATTCAACAGCAAATTGGAAATTTGGTGTTCGATCAGTATCTCCATTCTTACATTACAACGGAAATACCGAAATTCCGACAGATAATATCGGAATAAGTGTATTATGGCAAGGATTAAATACAATCATTAATAATGCTGATGAAATACCTCTCGGTATTATTCCTTCTGAAAAAATATTATTGGAATACGACGGTATCAATTCCAACTCCGGAGATTACTATACAAATAATTTTATACTTTTTTATGAAATGGGAACTCAATCAGGAGATATGAAACAAGAATCAATTTTTCTGCAAAACTTAAAGAAAGGTTCCTATACAATGGATATTCAATATGTTGTTACTGAAATAATTGATTGAGTTTTATGAGATTCTTGGGTTGCATAGTGATATGTTTTGTGATGTTAACAATCTCATTTCCCCTTCTTGCTCAAGAAAGCAATATTGCGAAACAAATTGAATTTAATTTTATAAAAGCTCAAAAAGATCAAGATACTGATAAAGCATATTTTAACGTATTAAAAATTGAAAATAAATCGAATAAAGAATTAAGTTTTGAACAAGAGATTATTATTCCGAAGGGTTGGAAAAGTTTGTCGTTTTTCCAAAAAAAGTTAACATTAAAACCCGGCACTTCAAAATCTGTCCCGGTCAGATTAATAGTTGATAAAAAAGCTGAAACAAATTTTGATTTTATAATAAGAGCAAATTTAATATTAAATAAAACAGACACACTACATGCAAGCACAATAATTAATATTGAAGCAAAACATAATTGGAAATTTGAAATCAGTAACAATGATGTTTTCATTAATCCGGAAAACGAGCAAAACCCGGTAATATTAAAAATCAATAATAAAGGGAATGTTCCTGAAACAATTTATATTAAAATGCAAATAACAGATGAAATAAAAGTACTTGATAATTTGGAAAAGTTTCAGGTGTATTTAGAAGCCGG
This region of Bacteroidales bacterium genomic DNA includes:
- a CDS encoding LruC domain-containing protein; translated protein: MEIKNFIKLIIPIFLILITNSCQKKVYFDDVDSEIDKLVIAQDFDYKTTKNISVNITAVNFYNDPIIGAVIEIYDQEYFNEETNLLNENATLLFKGITNNNGVFSASFSIPDNIENIYVCPQYVGLPSQIKLPAINNEINCTIGNKSSGKSGFFYSESSDYQFMGAWNSLGVPDYLEPQNDTISSEFLADINASLPERVPLTQSHPEYLAVGSECNTKLYEDADVRITFVHEGAGWKNVLAYYTYEIGNAPQSVEDIEYLTVVFPNISYPTAGGLVSGNKIHLGSFPENTEIGWCLIAQGWCNSDVTDGIYKVYSNPELNPENDPELQQHNVLLYDDSRDIMLLGFEDIKRSYSSCDNDFNDAVFYVTVDPISAIEPQQYNKTASYEDNDGDGVLDEYDDYPDNPDLAFNNYYNGTLVFEDLWPISGDYDFNDLVLEYNINQITDNNNDVAKIEFSLIVQAVGANYFNGFGFELPVSYTSIESVTGSNLGVGYTSMNSNGTEQGQTNAVIIAFENASDILSSSGMLVNVLEDSEYIIPDTLFITVNLIAPVPTNELGTPPYNPFLISNGQRGNEIHLPDYEPTDLANTSLFGTGDDFTLENEGIYYKTSNYLPWALNINGTFNWTYENKNIISAYLKFANWAESSGDLYQNWYENISSYRDDSKIYYP